A single window of Anaerolineae bacterium DNA harbors:
- a CDS encoding Respiratory nitrate reductase alpha chain, with protein MSHLSRREFLKLSSVAALGTVINDLDWKLLDPIQVDNPLAAYPSRDWEAVYRNQYRYDSSFTFVCSPNDTHACRLRAFVRNGIILRAEQNYDVERYSDLFGNTATAHWHPRGCKKGQTFHRRLYGPHRLKGPLMRKGWKEWADAGFPELDEENKTKYKFNARGQDELLPVSWETAYDYIARGMIAIARRYSGEEGARLLRKQGYPEEMIQAMSGAGTRTFKCRGGMGLLGVIGKYGMYRFANMLALLDVHVRNVPPEEAKGGRTWSNYTWHGDQAPGIPFVTGLQASDEDLNDLRNSRLHIQCGKNLVENKMAESHFFIEAMERGAKIVTITPEYSPPATKSDYWIPIRPATDTALFLGLARWIIENQKYDEQFVKRFTDFPTLVRADTLKRLRADEVFSNYQPGLDPQGASFTLQGLKPEQYEKLGDYVVINEKTGRPQAITRDQVGEVMDKAGIQPLLDWKGKLRLVDGSEVEVLTVWSMYLEHLKDYDLETVLEITHVPKDLFLRLAEDITTLSPVALHIGEGINHWFHATLANRAQFLPLMLTGNIGKPGAGLYTWAGNYKAALFQGSAQSGPGFKGWVGEDPFAPNLDENASGKEIKVHAYTKDEEPAYWNHSERPLIVDTPKYGRKVFTGQTHMPTPTKVQFFTNVNLLNNAKHHYEMIKNVNPNVELIISVDIEMTSTVEYADFALAANTWAEFETYEITASCSNPFLQIWKGGIPPLYDSRDDARILGELAARLGELLEDNRFRDYWKFILEGRPEVYIQRLLDSSITTSGYRFTDIIEGKYGEPGAALMLFRTYPRIPFWEQIHDSIPFYTDTGRMNTYCDIPEAIEYGENLISHRESPEATPYLPNVIVTSSRFVRPEDYGIPPDATGWEERTVRNLKMPWSEVKNTRNFLWEAGYHFYCLTPKTRHRVHSSWSTVDWTLILDSNFSDPYRVDRRQPGVGEHQLHINPQAAKDLGLEDGDYVYVDANPADRPYIGWKAEDPFYRVARLMLRVKYNPAYPYHIVMLKHGPFMATEKSVLAHETRPDGLARSADTGYQANLRYGSQQSITRDWSMPMHQTDSLFHKQKTAMQFIFGGEADNHALNTVPKETLVRIVKAEDGGIEGKGIWEPAKSGYTPAHENEFMSLYLQGKTIEIKR; from the coding sequence ATGAGTCATCTTTCACGGCGCGAATTTCTCAAACTGTCCAGTGTTGCAGCTCTGGGGACTGTCATCAACGATCTCGATTGGAAACTTCTTGATCCAATCCAGGTGGACAACCCGCTTGCCGCTTATCCCAGTCGCGATTGGGAAGCCGTCTATCGCAATCAGTACCGTTATGACTCGTCGTTCACCTTTGTTTGCTCACCGAACGACACCCATGCCTGCCGCTTGCGGGCTTTCGTACGCAATGGGATCATCCTGCGGGCAGAGCAAAATTATGACGTCGAACGGTACAGCGATCTCTTCGGCAATACCGCTACCGCTCACTGGCACCCGCGCGGATGTAAAAAAGGGCAAACTTTCCATCGCCGTCTGTACGGTCCGCACCGTTTGAAAGGCCCGCTCATGCGCAAAGGGTGGAAAGAATGGGCCGACGCAGGGTTTCCAGAGTTGGACGAAGAGAATAAAACTAAATATAAATTCAATGCGCGCGGGCAGGATGAACTCTTACCGGTCAGTTGGGAAACAGCTTACGACTATATCGCCCGCGGCATGATTGCAATTGCCCGACGTTATTCCGGCGAAGAAGGCGCCAGGCTGTTGCGCAAACAGGGTTACCCAGAGGAAATGATCCAGGCAATGAGCGGCGCCGGGACCCGCACCTTCAAATGCCGTGGAGGAATGGGGTTGTTGGGCGTGATCGGGAAATATGGCATGTATCGTTTTGCAAATATGCTTGCCCTGCTGGATGTTCACGTGCGCAATGTCCCCCCCGAAGAAGCCAAAGGTGGTCGAACCTGGTCAAACTATACCTGGCACGGCGATCAAGCTCCTGGCATTCCGTTTGTGACCGGCTTACAAGCCTCCGATGAGGATCTTAATGATCTGCGCAATTCTCGCCTTCACATTCAATGTGGGAAGAACCTGGTTGAAAATAAAATGGCCGAATCGCACTTCTTCATCGAGGCAATGGAACGCGGCGCAAAAATCGTTACCATTACCCCCGAATATTCTCCTCCGGCTACCAAATCCGATTACTGGATCCCGATCCGACCGGCTACGGATACTGCTCTGTTTCTTGGTCTGGCGCGCTGGATTATCGAAAATCAGAAATATGATGAGCAATTCGTCAAACGTTTTACTGACTTTCCAACCCTGGTGCGGGCTGACACACTCAAACGCCTGCGGGCAGATGAGGTCTTCTCCAACTATCAGCCGGGCCTCGATCCGCAGGGAGCCAGCTTTACCCTACAAGGATTGAAACCAGAACAATATGAAAAATTAGGTGACTATGTCGTCATTAATGAAAAAACAGGCCGTCCGCAAGCCATCACCCGCGATCAGGTTGGAGAAGTAATGGATAAAGCTGGTATCCAGCCGCTGCTTGACTGGAAGGGGAAGCTTCGTCTGGTGGATGGCAGCGAGGTCGAGGTACTGACGGTCTGGAGCATGTATCTCGAACATCTCAAGGATTATGACCTGGAGACCGTTCTGGAAATTACCCATGTTCCTAAAGATTTGTTCCTGCGCCTGGCAGAAGACATCACTACCCTTAGCCCGGTTGCCCTTCACATTGGCGAAGGAATCAATCACTGGTTCCATGCCACTCTGGCAAATCGCGCTCAATTCCTACCTCTGATGTTAACTGGTAACATCGGTAAACCCGGCGCCGGTTTATATACCTGGGCGGGCAATTACAAAGCAGCTCTCTTTCAGGGATCAGCCCAAAGTGGGCCTGGTTTTAAAGGCTGGGTTGGAGAAGACCCGTTCGCCCCAAATCTGGATGAAAACGCCTCTGGAAAGGAAATAAAGGTTCACGCATACACAAAGGACGAAGAACCAGCTTACTGGAATCACTCGGAGCGCCCGCTGATTGTTGATACCCCGAAATACGGGCGAAAAGTATTCACCGGGCAAACTCACATGCCAACTCCCACCAAAGTGCAATTCTTCACCAATGTCAACCTGCTCAATAATGCCAAGCACCACTACGAGATGATTAAGAACGTCAACCCAAATGTCGAATTGATCATATCAGTTGACATTGAAATGACCTCAACAGTCGAATATGCGGATTTTGCACTCGCCGCAAACACCTGGGCAGAATTCGAAACTTACGAAATCACGGCCTCCTGTTCCAACCCGTTCTTACAAATCTGGAAAGGAGGTATCCCGCCCCTCTACGATAGCCGTGATGATGCCCGCATTCTGGGCGAACTGGCTGCCAGACTCGGTGAACTGCTGGAAGATAATCGATTTCGGGACTACTGGAAGTTCATCCTGGAAGGACGTCCGGAAGTTTACATTCAAAGGCTTCTGGATTCTTCTATCACCACCTCCGGCTACCGTTTCACAGACATCATTGAGGGCAAGTATGGCGAGCCGGGTGCCGCTCTGATGCTCTTCCGAACCTATCCACGCATTCCCTTCTGGGAGCAGATTCACGATTCCATTCCCTTCTATACGGATACCGGGCGAATGAATACGTACTGTGATATCCCAGAAGCCATTGAGTATGGTGAAAATCTTATCAGCCACCGCGAAAGTCCAGAAGCCACGCCCTATTTACCCAATGTGATCGTCACATCCAGTCGTTTTGTCCGCCCCGAAGATTATGGTATTCCGCCCGACGCTACCGGTTGGGAAGAGCGCACCGTGCGCAATCTGAAAATGCCCTGGTCCGAAGTAAAAAACACCAGAAACTTCCTCTGGGAAGCCGGCTATCACTTCTACTGCCTTACCCCTAAAACCCGCCACCGCGTTCACTCGTCATGGAGCACCGTGGACTGGACGTTGATCCTGGATTCCAACTTTAGTGACCCCTACCGCGTCGACAGGCGCCAACCGGGTGTGGGAGAGCATCAACTGCACATTAATCCGCAGGCAGCCAAAGATTTGGGACTGGAGGACGGCGATTACGTCTATGTGGACGCCAACCCGGCCGACCGTCCCTATATTGGCTGGAAAGCCGAGGATCCCTTTTACAGAGTGGCGCGCCTGATGTTACGCGTCAAGTATAACCCGGCTTACCCTTATCACATTGTCATGCTCAAGCATGGGCCCTTCATGGCGACCGAGAAATCCGTCCTGGCGCACGAAACCCGTCCGGATGGGCTTGCCAGATCGGCCGACACGGGGTATCAGGCGAATCTACGTTACGGTTCCCAACAGTCCATCACCCGCGATTGGTCCATGCCGATGCACCAGACCGATAGCCTCTTTCACAAACAGAAAACCGCCATGCAGTTTATTTTCGGCGGAGAAGCTGATAACCACGCTCTGAATACAGTGCCCAAAGAGACGTTGGTGCGAATCGTCAAAGCCGAAGACGGCGGTATAGAGGGAAAAGGCATCTGGGAGCCAGCCAAAAGCGGCTACACCCCTGCCCACGAAAACGAATTTATGAGCCTTTACCTGCAAGGCAAAACGATAGAAATCAAAAGATAG
- a CDS encoding putative two-component system sensor kinase, with translation MAVEQKRQSLRRAIHLLYLGFFLLVSLSVLATLIAIQTQKQDAQIINLAGRQRMLSQRITWLALTESNPSELAFSIQLFEQTHQALSQGGIATHGFDLTSTPAASLRRVSLPPPTDAEIRQALEDIAHAWRDFKGAIEPLDNERLQIQSTLLLVRIDQLVNRYEAKAQAKVLRLQWIQLISFALALLLLAGGYTLTHRYLVHPLQELSSAVQRLAKGDLTTPLVPLGNHELGQLAKTFEIMRQEINASRIELEERVAARTRELSSAFELSQEIVTQLDYHSLIQLVTDKAQDLLNGERAALCLLDDHHSSLALTAVSGASSPPSPLLQSLSQDPAYQVIAHGKTISVAAECTHCEFLKKQNAAHCLVAPLRSGERIVGALCVTRPAGSVFDEDEQRALTLLANVATIAILNARLVESERLQAAQRALSSERERLAAELHDHLAQTLGFLNLQTDQIMQKLTTGQTGSVQRELSQLKTTIAQAYDQVRAALMGLAAPLQEEEDFGQKINLFLDKLCTENGLLLEINFAEHIFRALPKPIQTQAFLILREAAINACRHAHARRLRVSIMPQNGFAQFIVEDDGIGFSPQEVDAQTHLGLRVMATRAERSGGQLLVESSPGNGTRVTLTYPFQSKSA, from the coding sequence ATGGCGGTAGAACAAAAGCGCCAGAGTCTGCGAAGAGCCATTCATCTGCTGTATCTGGGTTTCTTTCTACTGGTCAGTCTCTCTGTCCTCGCTACCCTCATCGCCATTCAAACCCAGAAACAAGATGCCCAGATCATTAACCTCGCCGGCCGGCAGCGAATGCTCTCACAGCGCATCACCTGGCTAGCCCTGACTGAAAGTAACCCCTCTGAACTGGCTTTCTCCATTCAACTCTTCGAACAAACCCATCAGGCATTATCGCAGGGTGGAATAGCCACGCACGGCTTCGACCTCACATCTACTCCAGCCGCCTCCCTGAGGCGTGTGAGCCTGCCTCCCCCCACAGACGCCGAAATCCGGCAGGCGCTGGAGGACATCGCTCATGCCTGGCGTGACTTTAAAGGTGCAATTGAACCACTGGATAACGAACGATTGCAAATTCAATCAACCCTTTTACTGGTCAGGATTGACCAACTGGTCAATCGTTATGAGGCAAAAGCACAGGCAAAAGTGCTACGTTTGCAGTGGATACAGCTCATTTCATTTGCTCTGGCGCTCCTATTGTTAGCTGGTGGGTACACCCTGACCCATCGCTATCTCGTTCATCCCCTCCAGGAACTCTCTTCCGCTGTTCAGCGCCTGGCAAAAGGCGATCTTACCACCCCGCTTGTTCCACTTGGCAACCACGAGCTGGGTCAGCTTGCGAAAACTTTTGAGATTATGCGCCAGGAGATCAACGCCTCGCGAATTGAACTGGAAGAACGCGTTGCTGCCCGCACTCGGGAATTGAGCAGCGCCTTTGAACTCAGCCAGGAGATTGTCACGCAACTTGATTATCATTCACTCATTCAGCTTGTTACAGACAAAGCGCAAGACCTACTGAACGGCGAGAGGGCTGCCCTTTGCCTTCTGGATGATCACCATTCCTCTCTGGCGCTCACTGCCGTCAGCGGTGCTTCTAGCCCCCCTTCTCCGCTTCTCCAATCTTTAAGCCAGGACCCTGCTTATCAGGTCATTGCCCACGGCAAAACCATCTCGGTGGCGGCAGAGTGCACCCACTGTGAATTCTTGAAAAAACAAAACGCCGCTCATTGCCTGGTCGCTCCTCTGCGCTCGGGGGAGAGAATCGTCGGCGCCTTATGCGTAACCCGCCCGGCTGGTTCTGTATTTGATGAGGACGAACAACGCGCATTGACGCTCCTGGCGAACGTTGCTACCATTGCGATTCTCAATGCCCGCCTGGTCGAATCAGAACGGCTTCAGGCTGCCCAGAGGGCGTTATCCAGCGAGCGCGAGCGCCTGGCAGCCGAATTGCACGATCACCTCGCCCAAACCCTGGGGTTTCTGAACTTACAAACTGACCAAATCATGCAAAAACTAACCACCGGGCAAACCGGGAGCGTTCAAAGGGAATTATCCCAACTCAAGACAACCATTGCTCAAGCCTACGACCAGGTGCGGGCGGCACTGATGGGTTTGGCTGCTCCCCTGCAGGAAGAGGAAGATTTCGGTCAAAAAATCAACCTCTTTCTTGACAAACTGTGCACAGAAAACGGTCTTCTCCTGGAAATAAATTTCGCTGAACATATTTTCCGTGCGCTTCCAAAACCTATTCAGACACAAGCTTTCCTGATCCTGCGTGAAGCGGCAATCAACGCCTGTCGGCACGCCCATGCGCGGCGATTACGTGTCTCCATAATGCCTCAAAATGGCTTTGCTCAATTTATCGTCGAAGACGACGGCATTGGGTTCTCTCCTCAAGAGGTAGATGCTCAGACTCACTTGGGATTGCGCGTCATGGCAACCCGCGCCGAGCGCAGTGGCGGTCAATTGCTGGTAGAATCTTCACCTGGCAACGGCACACGAGTCACTCTAACCTATCCCTTCCAGAGCAAATCTGCATGA
- a CDS encoding regulatory protein, LuxR:Response regulator receiver — protein MNSYRILLADDHNLFREGLAGILNAQPDLTVVGQAVDGLEAYALALELRPDLIIMDIKMPLCDGLEAARLIHTEWSEARILMLTVHDEEEKLFEAIKAGACGYLLKNCNADDFIAGVRSALRDEGPLPPKLAFRLLQEFAHSSISLPHSTLSSESGLTDREQEVLRWLAEGATDKEIAQQMGLSIHTIKTHVRNILNKLHANNRRQASLRAEREGWLKKKGE, from the coding sequence ATGAATTCCTACCGCATTCTCCTCGCCGATGATCATAATCTCTTCCGCGAAGGCCTGGCTGGAATTCTCAACGCTCAACCAGACCTGACAGTGGTAGGGCAAGCCGTGGATGGACTCGAGGCTTACGCTCTGGCGCTGGAATTGCGCCCTGACCTGATCATTATGGACATTAAAATGCCCCTCTGCGATGGTTTGGAAGCCGCTCGCTTGATCCATACTGAATGGAGCGAAGCTCGCATCTTAATGCTCACCGTTCATGATGAGGAGGAAAAGCTTTTTGAAGCCATCAAAGCTGGAGCATGTGGTTACCTCCTGAAGAATTGTAACGCAGATGATTTTATCGCCGGGGTGCGCAGTGCCTTGCGCGATGAGGGGCCCCTGCCACCCAAACTTGCCTTCCGATTACTCCAGGAATTTGCCCATTCTTCTATCTCTTTGCCTCATTCCACCCTCTCCTCTGAGTCGGGATTAACGGACAGAGAGCAGGAAGTTCTTCGCTGGCTTGCCGAGGGAGCAACCGATAAGGAAATTGCCCAACAGATGGGGTTAAGTATCCATACCATCAAGACTCACGTCCGCAACATCCTGAATAAGTTACATGCCAACAATCGCCGCCAGGCTTCTTTGCGGGCAGAACGCGAGGGATGGCTAAAGAAAAAAGGCGAATAG
- a CDS encoding putative sugar transporter: MKRNLRFFTFAFGNFANTVAYQVLGNRVQFFYIDILGLNAAIAGTVWTLYGIWNMINDPLMGQVSDRTRTPLGRRVPYILFGAIPLGLSFFFLWTPPKHNPWLMAAYFFILLFIFDTLYTITIIAYNSLFPIVAPALKDRVDLSTWRESLAVIGLLLSYIAAPILSENLGFVWMGAIIGALIAIGYLITVVYVREGAIPEDERVPGILESLKIVLGNQAFRYFVGFNLMKEYVFLILGATLPFWRKYALGIQGKGQVFGVTLGAGDQEAILLGTAFILCVPLLLVWQKIVPRLGYRKSWLLANAVFVPGLLTITFATDFYTGLLGTTLVAPGLAGYMILPLPMLSEIIDDDARRHGLRREGIFFGMNGGIVKAAFSMQGVFFATVFSLSGYVAGAAEQTASAIWGIRFLIGITPILSILLSSWWLWKYPLGREAARSVQLSPA; encoded by the coding sequence ATGAAAAGAAACTTAAGATTTTTCACCTTTGCCTTCGGCAATTTTGCCAATACGGTTGCCTATCAGGTTTTAGGCAATCGCGTCCAGTTCTTTTATATCGATATTCTGGGACTGAATGCCGCCATCGCCGGCACGGTTTGGACGCTCTATGGCATCTGGAACATGATCAACGACCCGCTCATGGGGCAGGTCTCAGACCGCACCCGCACGCCGCTGGGGCGACGCGTGCCATACATTTTATTCGGCGCCATCCCATTGGGCTTATCCTTCTTTTTCCTCTGGACACCTCCCAAACACAACCCCTGGCTGATGGCAGCCTACTTTTTCATCCTGCTCTTCATTTTTGATACGCTTTATACAATTACCATCATCGCCTACAACTCGTTATTCCCCATTGTCGCGCCCGCCTTGAAAGACCGCGTCGATCTCTCCACCTGGCGCGAGTCGCTGGCAGTGATCGGCTTGCTCCTGTCCTATATCGCTGCCCCCATCCTCTCCGAAAACCTGGGTTTTGTCTGGATGGGCGCGATCATCGGCGCCCTGATCGCCATTGGCTATCTGATCACGGTAGTCTACGTGCGCGAAGGGGCGATTCCCGAGGATGAAAGGGTGCCCGGCATCTTGGAATCGCTCAAGATCGTGCTCGGCAACCAAGCTTTTCGCTACTTTGTCGGCTTCAACCTGATGAAAGAATACGTTTTCCTGATCTTAGGGGCAACCTTACCCTTTTGGCGTAAATATGCGCTGGGGATTCAGGGGAAAGGGCAGGTCTTCGGCGTCACGCTCGGCGCGGGAGATCAGGAGGCGATTCTGCTGGGGACGGCGTTTATCCTGTGCGTGCCGCTCTTGTTGGTCTGGCAAAAGATCGTGCCGCGCCTGGGCTACCGCAAGTCGTGGTTGCTTGCCAATGCGGTTTTTGTGCCTGGCTTGCTGACCATCACATTCGCCACAGATTTTTACACGGGATTGCTCGGCACCACCCTGGTTGCACCCGGTCTGGCGGGTTATATGATCCTGCCCCTGCCCATGCTATCAGAGATTATCGATGACGACGCCCGCCGGCATGGTTTACGGCGCGAAGGGATTTTCTTTGGCATGAACGGTGGCATCGTCAAGGCTGCTTTTTCGATGCAGGGGGTTTTCTTTGCCACAGTCTTTTCCTTGAGCGGTTATGTGGCTGGCGCCGCCGAACAAACCGCCAGCGCCATCTGGGGCATCCGTTTCCTGATCGGAATCACGCCGATCCTCTCCATTTTGCTGAGCAGTTGGTGGTTATGGAAATACCCGTTGGGGCGCGAAGCAGCCAGATCCGTCCAGTTGTCACCGGCGTAG
- a CDS encoding Acetylornithine deacetylase produces the protein MEAVFAEIAIQYFEAHAADSIAKLSHLTRFPTVSAEYAQRKANFEECAHWLKEEIQCMGWETVELIRFEDGPPLIYAEWLGAGENAPTLLLYGHYDVVPAEAPEQWLHPPFEPHIEEERLYARGASDDKGQFWAILCAVEACLKGYGSSPLNLKALIEGEEESMSVHLAAFLERNQQRLKCDGILIADMDALHPQVPLIMYGTRGNCTVEVALSGPTHDLHSGTYGGGVENPLNVLVRLLASIQDGETRRILVPGFYDAVRPLSEREQALLEEIPINDEMGLAITGAPALAGESGYPLKARISSRPTFEVHGICGGYCGSGIKTVIPARATAKLSFRLVPDQDPQVIGKLVSEYLLKQAPPTVRMEVHFWGKANPATVDLDAPLIQAGEKALQRAFGAPPRFVRGGGSIPILNILQERLHPHILLTGYGLPQDNTHGVNESISLSQFRKGVHSVIYLLEELAGKERGLNGANRDSAEN, from the coding sequence ATGGAAGCGGTTTTTGCAGAGATTGCCATCCAGTATTTCGAAGCCCATGCCGCAGACTCCATCGCAAAGCTGAGTCATCTAACCCGCTTTCCCACGGTCTCCGCTGAATACGCCCAACGAAAAGCGAATTTTGAGGAGTGCGCGCACTGGCTCAAAGAAGAGATTCAGTGTATGGGTTGGGAAACGGTTGAGTTAATCCGCTTCGAGGATGGACCGCCGCTGATCTACGCCGAATGGCTGGGCGCAGGCGAAAACGCCCCGACCCTGCTGCTTTACGGACACTATGATGTCGTTCCAGCCGAGGCGCCCGAGCAGTGGCTACATCCGCCTTTCGAGCCGCATATCGAGGAGGAGAGATTGTATGCACGCGGCGCCAGCGACGATAAAGGTCAGTTTTGGGCGATCCTGTGCGCTGTCGAAGCCTGTCTCAAAGGCTATGGCAGCAGCCCGCTCAATCTGAAAGCTCTCATCGAAGGGGAAGAAGAATCAATGAGCGTGCATCTGGCAGCTTTTTTGGAGAGAAATCAGCAGCGCCTGAAATGCGATGGCATCCTGATCGCCGATATGGATGCCCTGCACCCCCAGGTGCCGTTGATTATGTACGGCACGCGCGGCAATTGCACGGTCGAAGTTGCCCTGAGCGGACCCACCCACGACCTGCATTCGGGTACGTATGGTGGGGGAGTGGAAAACCCCCTGAATGTCCTCGTCCGCTTGCTGGCTTCCATCCAGGATGGTGAAACGCGGCGGATTTTAGTGCCCGGTTTTTATGACGCCGTCCGTCCGCTTAGCGAGCGCGAGCAGGCTCTTTTGGAAGAGATACCAATCAACGACGAGATGGGGCTGGCGATTACGGGTGCACCCGCTCTGGCAGGTGAATCAGGCTATCCGCTTAAGGCGCGCATCAGTTCCCGCCCGACCTTTGAGGTTCATGGCATCTGCGGCGGTTATTGTGGCAGCGGAATCAAAACGGTTATCCCTGCCAGGGCAACGGCAAAGCTCAGCTTTCGGCTGGTACCAGATCAGGACCCACAGGTCATCGGCAAGCTGGTGAGTGAGTACTTGCTCAAGCAAGCACCTCCCACGGTCAGAATGGAAGTGCACTTTTGGGGGAAGGCTAACCCGGCAACCGTTGACCTGGATGCGCCTCTAATTCAGGCGGGAGAAAAGGCGCTCCAACGCGCCTTTGGTGCCCCGCCGCGCTTTGTGCGCGGCGGTGGTTCCATCCCCATCCTGAACATTTTGCAAGAACGCCTGCATCCCCATATCCTGCTGACTGGCTATGGTTTACCACAGGATAACACACATGGCGTCAATGAAAGCATCTCCCTTTCACAATTCCGCAAAGGGGTGCACAGCGTGATCTACCTGCTCGAGGAGCTGGCCGGGAAGGAGCGCGGTCTAAACGGTGCAAACCGAGACAGCGCCGAGAACTAG